A single genomic interval of Halorubrum aethiopicum harbors:
- a CDS encoding 2Fe-2S iron-sulfur cluster-binding protein encodes MTEGEPGSVDPDGSGDDTVRVVVIGPDDSGDASEGRDRTVLAVKRGRTLRDALLEADRSPYAAATERLNCGGRGLCATCGVRIREGPAPSHWHDRLADRFGYPRLSCRVVVDRPMTVELVDKRIWGGRERSSP; translated from the coding sequence ATGACGGAGGGAGAGCCTGGTTCGGTCGACCCCGACGGTTCCGGCGACGACACGGTCCGGGTCGTCGTGATCGGACCCGACGACTCGGGCGACGCGAGCGAGGGCCGCGACCGGACCGTGCTCGCGGTCAAGCGGGGGCGGACGCTCCGCGACGCCCTGCTCGAGGCGGACCGCTCGCCGTACGCGGCCGCCACGGAACGGCTCAACTGCGGGGGCCGCGGGCTCTGTGCGACCTGCGGCGTGCGGATCCGGGAGGGACCCGCGCCGAGCCACTGGCACGACCGGCTCGCGGACCGGTTCGGCTACCCGCGGCTCTCCTGTCGGGTGGTCGTCGACCGGCCGATGACCGTCGAACTCGTCGACAAGCGGATCTGGGGCGGTCGCGAACGCTCCTCCCCGTGA
- a CDS encoding universal stress protein → MALYDRLLVPTDGSPKGNRAVEHALALAAIHDAEVHALYVVDTASYAGTGMEATWTGIDDLLREDADEAVAKVEALAEGTDVAVETSVVEGSPGREIVRYATDAGCDLIVMGTHGRGGIDRLLLGSVAERVVRRSAVPVLTVRLGEEAEGSTVEEAETPDDAGATDDTGATDDTGATDDAGTTET, encoded by the coding sequence ATGGCCTTGTACGACCGGCTCCTGGTTCCGACCGACGGCTCCCCGAAGGGGAACCGCGCCGTCGAGCACGCGCTCGCACTGGCGGCGATCCACGACGCGGAGGTCCACGCGCTGTACGTGGTCGACACGGCGAGCTACGCCGGGACCGGCATGGAGGCCACCTGGACGGGGATCGACGACCTCCTCCGCGAGGACGCCGACGAGGCGGTCGCCAAGGTCGAGGCGCTGGCGGAGGGGACCGACGTCGCCGTCGAGACGAGCGTCGTCGAGGGATCGCCGGGCCGCGAGATCGTCCGCTACGCGACCGACGCCGGCTGCGACCTGATCGTGATGGGCACCCACGGCCGCGGCGGGATCGACCGGCTGCTGCTCGGCAGCGTCGCCGAGCGCGTCGTGCGGCGCTCGGCGGTGCCGGTGTTGACGGTCCGACTGGGCGAGGAGGCGGAGGGGTCGACGGTCGAGGAGGCCGAAACGCCCGACGACGCCGGAGCCACCGACGACACCGGAGCCACCGACGACACCGGAGCCACCGACGACGCCGGGACGACGGAGACCTGA
- the dhaK gene encoding dihydroxyacetone kinase subunit DhaK — translation MKKLINDPDDVVDEMLDGMTAAHPDRLRRLPDTQVLVRDDAPVDGKVAIVTGGGSGHEPTHAGYIGDGMLDGAAAGGVFSSPTADEFEELIAACDGDAGVLCVIKNYEGDVMNFETAIELAEMEGATVDSVVVDDDVAVEDSLYTSGRRGVCGTILVHKAAGAKAAAGADLSEVTRVAEKVVDNVATMGMALTSCVTPEKGEPTFDLGDDEIELGIGIHGEPGTERTDAMPADEVTAELTESVLADLDLDAGAEVVTIVNGMGGTPEMELFVVNRRLQVLLGERDLSVHDAWVGDYMTSLDMAGVSITVCAVDDELKELFDAAADTPALTVR, via the coding sequence ATGAAGAAACTCATCAACGATCCCGACGACGTCGTCGACGAGATGCTCGACGGGATGACCGCGGCACACCCCGACAGGCTCCGCAGGCTCCCGGACACGCAGGTGCTCGTGCGCGACGACGCGCCGGTGGACGGGAAGGTCGCGATCGTCACCGGCGGCGGGAGCGGTCACGAGCCCACCCACGCGGGGTACATCGGCGACGGCATGCTCGACGGGGCGGCCGCGGGCGGCGTCTTCTCCTCGCCGACCGCCGACGAGTTCGAGGAGCTGATCGCGGCCTGCGACGGCGACGCGGGCGTCCTCTGTGTCATCAAGAACTACGAGGGCGACGTGATGAACTTCGAGACGGCCATCGAGCTCGCCGAGATGGAGGGCGCGACCGTCGACAGCGTCGTCGTCGACGACGACGTCGCCGTCGAGGACTCGCTTTACACCTCCGGGCGGCGCGGCGTCTGCGGGACGATCCTCGTCCACAAGGCCGCGGGCGCGAAGGCCGCGGCGGGGGCGGACCTCTCGGAGGTCACGCGGGTCGCGGAGAAGGTCGTCGACAACGTCGCCACGATGGGAATGGCGCTCACCTCGTGTGTCACCCCCGAGAAGGGCGAGCCCACCTTCGACCTGGGCGACGACGAGATCGAACTCGGGATCGGGATCCACGGCGAGCCGGGGACCGAGCGGACCGACGCCATGCCGGCCGACGAGGTGACGGCGGAGCTGACGGAGTCGGTCCTCGCGGACCTCGACCTCGACGCGGGCGCGGAGGTCGTCACGATCGTCAACGGGATGGGCGGGACCCCGGAGATGGAGCTGTTCGTCGTCAACCGCCGGCTCCAGGTGCTGCTCGGCGAGCGCGACCTGTCGGTCCACGACGCGTGGGTCGGCGACTACATGACCTCGCTCGACATGGCCGGTGTCTCGATCACCGTCTGCGCCGTCGACGACGAGCTGAAGGAGCTGTTCGACGCGGCGGCCGACACCCCCGCGCTCACCGTCCGATGA
- the dhaL gene encoding dihydroxyacetone kinase subunit DhaL has protein sequence MSEENAASGEGEAVVVAVEAVAERIEAERDRLTDLDSAIGDADHGGNMARGWAEAAEAASDLEDPDPETVAKTVGKTLMSEVGGASGPLFGGSLVFAGAELADGVTPETAVAFAETYLEKVQDRGDARIGDATMVDALTPAVHTFKKSIEVDDLPPLEALAKAVDAAERGVAFTVPIRARKGRASYLGWRSVGHQDPGATSALFILEELLRVAADRLDREIPEVDATSPTIPDDAEADDAEADGDDGTDADAEGAA, from the coding sequence ATGAGCGAGGAGAACGCTGCGAGCGGGGAGGGGGAGGCGGTCGTCGTGGCCGTCGAGGCCGTCGCCGAGCGGATCGAGGCGGAACGGGACCGCCTGACCGACCTCGACTCCGCCATCGGCGACGCCGACCACGGCGGCAACATGGCCCGCGGGTGGGCGGAGGCCGCCGAGGCCGCGAGCGACCTCGAGGACCCCGACCCGGAGACGGTCGCGAAGACGGTCGGCAAGACGCTCATGTCCGAGGTCGGCGGCGCGTCGGGGCCGCTCTTCGGCGGCTCGCTCGTGTTCGCGGGCGCGGAGCTCGCCGACGGGGTCACCCCCGAGACCGCCGTCGCGTTCGCGGAGACGTACCTCGAGAAGGTCCAAGACCGCGGCGACGCCCGGATCGGGGACGCGACGATGGTCGACGCGTTGACGCCCGCGGTCCACACGTTCAAGAAGTCGATCGAGGTCGACGACCTCCCGCCACTGGAAGCGCTCGCGAAGGCGGTCGACGCGGCCGAGCGCGGCGTCGCCTTCACGGTCCCCATCCGGGCGCGGAAGGGGCGCGCGTCGTACCTCGGCTGGCGGTCGGTCGGCCACCAGGACCCCGGCGCGACGAGCGCGCTGTTCATCCTCGAGGAGCTCCTTCGGGTCGCGGCCGACCGGCTCGACCGCGAGATCCCCGAGGTCGACGCGACCTCGCCGACGATCCCGGACGACGCCGAGGCCGACGACGCGGAGGCGGACGGGGACGACGGAACCGACGCCGACGCGGAGGGGGCGGCGTGA
- a CDS encoding cobyrinate a,c-diamide synthase — protein sequence MYGLVLGGTASGVGKTVAALAVSRALSDAGHDPIPAKAGPDYIDPSHHAAALGRPSRTLDTWMQGVDGVRRNLLRAEGGGRNRSGSSPDSVAVVEGMMGLYDGSATSTAATAAALDVPVVLVVDAGAGMQSVGATALGFREYAAHADLPAHVRDAVDDPRVDVVGVVAQKAHTGRHADGIREALPDGIAWLGHVPPADDLAVPDRHLGLEMGDETPIPETAIAEAAETIDGEAVARAARPVAPPSAAEGSGRGGGVAGTDTPGGRGGVGDDGDRPTVAVAADDAFRFVYPATRERLRELATVEPFAPAAGDDLPECDAVYLPGGYPENHAAALSSSPALSTLADRAADGLPILGECGGLMALSASLTTVDGETHRMAGILPGGVRMHDRYRALDHVELRATGDGVTAAAGEHHRGHEFHYSSHALGEAGDATVSPDADARFAFEVERGEGIDGDRDGLVAHRTVGTYAHRHPASGAFDRLAAAAAEYARGP from the coding sequence ATGTACGGACTCGTCCTCGGCGGGACCGCCTCTGGCGTCGGGAAGACGGTGGCGGCGCTCGCCGTCTCCCGCGCGCTCTCCGACGCCGGCCACGACCCGATCCCGGCGAAGGCGGGCCCGGACTACATCGACCCGAGCCACCACGCCGCCGCGCTCGGCCGCCCCTCCCGGACGCTCGACACCTGGATGCAGGGGGTCGACGGGGTCCGGCGGAACCTCCTACGGGCGGAGGGTGGCGGTCGAAACCGGTCCGGCTCCAGTCCCGATAGCGTCGCCGTCGTCGAGGGGATGATGGGGCTGTACGACGGCTCCGCGACATCGACGGCGGCGACTGCGGCGGCGCTCGACGTGCCGGTCGTCCTCGTCGTCGACGCGGGCGCGGGGATGCAGAGCGTCGGCGCGACCGCCCTCGGGTTCCGCGAGTACGCGGCCCACGCCGACCTCCCGGCCCACGTGCGGGACGCCGTCGACGACCCCCGCGTCGACGTGGTCGGCGTGGTCGCCCAGAAGGCGCACACGGGGCGTCACGCCGACGGCATCCGCGAGGCGCTTCCCGACGGGATCGCCTGGCTGGGACACGTCCCGCCGGCGGACGATCTGGCGGTCCCCGACCGGCACCTCGGACTGGAGATGGGCGACGAGACGCCGATCCCCGAGACGGCGATCGCGGAGGCGGCGGAGACGATCGACGGCGAGGCGGTGGCGCGTGCGGCCCGGCCGGTCGCGCCGCCCTCGGCGGCCGAGGGAAGCGGTCGCGGTGGCGGAGTCGCCGGGACCGACACGCCCGGCGGACGCGGCGGGGTCGGCGACGACGGGGACCGCCCGACCGTCGCGGTCGCCGCGGACGATGCGTTCCGGTTCGTCTACCCCGCCACCCGCGAGCGGCTCCGCGAGCTGGCGACCGTCGAGCCGTTCGCCCCGGCGGCGGGCGACGACCTCCCGGAGTGCGACGCCGTCTACCTCCCCGGCGGCTACCCCGAGAACCACGCCGCCGCGCTCTCGTCGTCGCCGGCGCTGTCGACCCTGGCCGACCGGGCCGCGGACGGGCTCCCGATCCTCGGCGAGTGCGGCGGGCTGATGGCGCTGTCGGCGTCGCTGACGACGGTCGACGGCGAGACGCACCGGATGGCGGGGATCCTGCCGGGCGGCGTCCGGATGCACGACCGGTACCGCGCGCTCGACCACGTCGAACTCCGCGCGACGGGCGACGGCGTCACCGCGGCCGCGGGCGAGCACCACCGCGGCCACGAGTTCCACTACTCGAGCCACGCGCTCGGCGAGGCCGGCGACGCGACCGTCTCGCCGGACGCGGACGCCCGGTTCGCCTTCGAAGTCGAGCGCGGCGAGGGGATCGACGGCGACCGTGACGGGCTCGTCGCCCACCGGACCGTCGGGACCTACGCGCACCGTCACCCCGCGAGCGGCGCGTTCGACCGGCTCGCCGCGGCGGCGGCGGAGTACGCGAGGGGGCCGTAG
- a CDS encoding PTS-dependent dihydroxyacetone kinase phosphotransferase subunit DhaM — MTVGLVVVSHSERAAEGIVEIAAEMAGETRIEAVGGDGRGGIGTVPDEIEGALAAAAGDEDGDGVVVLVDLGSAVMNAEVAIDLADVDAVIADAPVLEGAVNAAVAATDPNATLESVREQAEAAAEISKV, encoded by the coding sequence GTGACGGTCGGACTCGTCGTGGTCTCCCACAGCGAGCGGGCCGCGGAGGGGATAGTCGAGATCGCCGCCGAGATGGCGGGCGAGACGCGGATCGAGGCGGTCGGCGGCGACGGCCGGGGCGGGATCGGGACCGTTCCCGACGAGATCGAGGGCGCGCTCGCGGCCGCCGCCGGCGACGAGGATGGCGACGGCGTCGTCGTCCTCGTCGACCTCGGGAGCGCGGTGATGAACGCCGAGGTCGCGATCGACCTCGCCGACGTCGACGCGGTCATCGCGGACGCGCCCGTGCTCGAAGGGGCGGTCAACGCCGCCGTCGCCGCCACCGACCCGAACGCCACGCTCGAGTCGGTCCGCGAGCAGGCCGAGGCGGCGGCCGAGATCTCGAAGGTGTAG
- a CDS encoding sensor histidine kinase, which translates to MSEPSTDPSDESPIEVAYLPGTADGAEGTRPSPGELSVGGVESFGSIAALEERGIATVDCVVASLRLADGTAVDLLDALAGRADPPPVVLLVPVEDGSIPVEAVESAFDAVVPIRPGADSGAVADRIDRAVRRTLPPRSPRIDPTFARRLAGDADGESDADPAVDTESAAASGSVAGLGLDDWKTRVLDQLFTEIPLHMFVKDRTARNVMVSEATVGRRIHRFSDEYLGRRDVDGVVPIEEGREPYLDDLSVLRTGDPILEKEEHYPTSDRWFLTSKVPLRDDDGRVVGVVGVAQEITAQKHRERQLETVNHLVRHTMRNDLNAISGWIEMLREDDGDSGADAPADGESTGRILDRVQRIADELCGKIDKQQAVVDVLAAPSEAEPRDLSRLVRRETAALEETYGAATIRADVADGVSAVATDDVGRVLAELVENAVVHAERTDPRVEVVLENGGDEAVLRVLDRCPPIPIDEREVLTGTRPIDQLNHSSGLGLWMARWIVENADGTIDFRVRDGGGNEVVVTLPRAT; encoded by the coding sequence ATGAGCGAACCCTCCACGGACCCGTCGGACGAGTCCCCGATCGAGGTCGCGTACCTCCCTGGCACCGCCGACGGAGCCGAGGGGACGCGGCCGTCGCCCGGCGAACTCTCGGTCGGAGGCGTCGAGTCCTTCGGGTCGATCGCGGCCCTCGAGGAGCGCGGGATCGCGACGGTCGACTGCGTGGTGGCGTCCCTCCGGCTCGCCGACGGGACCGCCGTGGACCTCCTCGACGCGCTCGCGGGGCGCGCCGATCCGCCCCCGGTCGTGCTCCTCGTTCCGGTCGAGGACGGGTCGATCCCCGTCGAGGCGGTCGAATCGGCCTTCGACGCGGTCGTGCCGATACGACCCGGTGCGGACTCCGGCGCGGTCGCAGACCGGATCGACCGGGCGGTCCGGCGGACGCTCCCGCCGCGGTCCCCGCGGATCGATCCGACCTTCGCCCGGCGGCTCGCCGGCGACGCCGACGGCGAGTCAGACGCCGACCCTGCCGTCGATACGGAGTCCGCCGCCGCGTCCGGTTCCGTCGCCGGCCTCGGCCTCGACGACTGGAAGACGCGGGTCCTCGACCAGCTGTTCACCGAGATCCCCCTCCACATGTTCGTGAAGGACCGGACGGCGCGCAACGTGATGGTGAGCGAGGCGACCGTCGGCCGCCGGATCCACCGGTTCAGCGACGAGTACCTCGGGAGACGCGACGTCGACGGCGTCGTCCCGATCGAGGAGGGGAGGGAGCCGTACCTCGACGACCTCTCGGTGCTTCGAACGGGCGATCCGATCCTCGAGAAGGAGGAGCACTACCCCACGAGCGACCGCTGGTTCCTCACCTCGAAGGTGCCCCTCCGCGACGACGACGGACGGGTGGTCGGGGTCGTCGGGGTCGCACAGGAAATAACCGCTCAGAAGCACCGCGAGCGCCAGCTCGAGACGGTCAACCACCTCGTCCGACACACGATGCGGAACGACCTCAACGCCATCTCGGGATGGATCGAGATGCTGCGGGAGGACGACGGCGACTCCGGGGCGGACGCCCCGGCCGACGGCGAGTCGACCGGCCGGATCCTCGACCGCGTCCAGCGGATCGCCGACGAACTGTGCGGCAAGATCGACAAACAGCAGGCGGTCGTCGACGTGCTCGCCGCGCCGAGCGAGGCTGAGCCGCGCGACCTCTCGCGGCTCGTCCGCCGGGAGACGGCCGCCCTCGAGGAGACGTACGGGGCGGCGACGATCCGCGCCGACGTCGCCGACGGCGTGTCCGCGGTCGCGACCGACGACGTGGGTCGAGTCCTCGCCGAACTGGTCGAGAACGCCGTCGTCCACGCGGAACGGACCGATCCGCGCGTCGAGGTGGTCCTGGAGAACGGCGGCGACGAGGCGGTCCTGCGCGTGCTGGACCGCTGTCCGCCGATCCCGATCGACGAGCGGGAGGTACTCACGGGGACGAGACCCATCGACCAGCTGAACCACAGCTCCGGGCTCGGGCTGTGGATGGCGCGGTGGATCGTCGAGAACGCCGACGGGACCATCGACTTCCGGGTCCGCGACGGCGGCGGCAACGAGGTCGTCGTGACGCTGCCGCGCGCGACGTGA
- a CDS encoding biotin--[acetyl-CoA-carboxylase] ligase, which yields MDTRRALLAALESGPVSGPALADDLGVSRAAVWKAVEALREEGFAVESGDDGYVAPADPTYCAAGIEFGLDAPYAVEYHETLPSTNDRARSLAADDEADVAVVADAQTGGRGRLEREWVAPSGGVWVSVLTRPAVAPARAPLFTLAAAVATADACREAGVDAAIKWPNDVLVAGAGGESDDHRDGRGGRKLAGILTEMEGEADRVSWLVVGVGVNANLDPEALPAGATSLRAERGEDVDRRRFLARLLERYAELAADPEAILPAWRERASTLGRRVRVETPGGTVVGRAVDVDSPGALVVETDDGRRRIHAGDCEHLRDADAR from the coding sequence ATGGACACGCGTCGCGCGCTGCTCGCCGCGCTGGAGTCGGGACCGGTGTCGGGACCGGCGCTCGCCGACGACCTCGGCGTCTCCCGCGCGGCCGTCTGGAAGGCGGTCGAGGCGCTCCGCGAGGAGGGGTTCGCGGTCGAGTCGGGCGACGACGGCTACGTCGCGCCGGCCGACCCCACGTACTGTGCGGCGGGCATCGAGTTCGGGCTCGACGCCCCGTACGCCGTCGAGTACCACGAGACTCTCCCCTCGACGAACGACCGGGCGCGGTCGCTGGCGGCCGACGACGAGGCCGACGTCGCCGTCGTCGCGGACGCACAGACCGGCGGACGCGGGCGGCTGGAGCGCGAGTGGGTCGCGCCGAGCGGCGGCGTGTGGGTCTCGGTCCTGACCCGCCCCGCCGTGGCCCCGGCCCGCGCGCCGCTCTTCACGCTCGCGGCCGCGGTGGCGACGGCCGACGCTTGCCGGGAGGCCGGCGTGGACGCGGCGATCAAGTGGCCGAACGACGTGCTCGTGGCGGGAGCGGGCGGCGAGAGCGACGACCATCGGGACGGCCGCGGCGGTCGAAAGCTCGCCGGGATCCTCACCGAGATGGAGGGCGAGGCGGACCGCGTCTCCTGGCTCGTCGTCGGGGTCGGCGTCAACGCGAACCTCGACCCGGAGGCGCTGCCGGCGGGCGCGACCTCGCTGCGAGCCGAGCGCGGCGAGGACGTCGACCGCCGCCGGTTCCTCGCCCGGCTGCTCGAGCGGTACGCCGAACTGGCCGCCGATCCCGAGGCGATCCTTCCGGCGTGGCGCGAGCGAGCGAGTACGCTCGGACGGCGAGTCCGCGTCGAGACGCCCGGCGGGACGGTCGTCGGGAGGGCGGTCGACGTCGACTCCCCCGGCGCGCTCGTCGTCGAGACCGACGACGGCCGGAGACGGATCCACGCCGGCGACTGCGAGCACCTGCGGGACGCGGACGCCCGGTAG